The Lineus longissimus chromosome 2, tnLinLong1.2, whole genome shotgun sequence genome window below encodes:
- the LOC135483430 gene encoding uncharacterized protein LOC135483430, giving the protein MSDMNRSLIESILNVSELVTGDLCFGVQATIGINMIVTIFTNVLLVLIISRSTSLQAAPNTFLLNICYANLILAVAMAATLLTHLLQPEHYATHRIIENVSLFFKAWPNFMYLSTFTFIGYFRRRMLQTPVLTLCARKKLIHRLVWISRIHAPVMSLMVVLCVKDDLYSNIAISYSQTSYKRTTTIAWPQIIALAIEFANCAAFLISIFVLYIQLFKMSRIGKNKVLPKRTSAFRLRINRNMSSFHLDQTQPNETGRPYVFGEPLNIFSVFYTKAEQSVAFKDILEHPQQNGTRRQCSNFSRGNLTSVQAQSPQFSDISPGAQLKNYNQATLRRTLAIRRDTNTHTSALQNGFILVSIYAIFTAPAMCTCVIVLFSELTIEVMILRYIGNMLYFLLGPAYPIFYFISNKKVRRSSFKFLVYCSRRATSLFQGFTDG; this is encoded by the coding sequence ATGAGTGACATGAACCGTTCATTGATTGAGTCGATCTTGAACGTGAGCGAGTTGGTGACGGGAGACCTGTGTTTCGGAGTTCAGGCGACTATTGGCATAAACATGATTGTTACAATCTTCACCAACGTCCTCCTGGTATTGATCATCTCCCGTAGCACCAGTTTACAGGCCGCACCCAATACCTTCCTTCTCAACATTTGCTACGCCAATCTCATCCTTGCGGTGGCAATGGCGGCCACTTTACTGACACATCTCCTTCAACCAGAGCATTACGCCACCCACAGAATCATTGAAAACGTCTCGCTCTTCTTTAAGGCTTGGCCCAACTTCATGTATCTGTCGACCTTCACCTTCATTGGGTATTTTCGGCGGAGGATGCTTCAAACTCCAGTGTTGACGCTGTGTGCGCGGAAGAAGTTGATCCATAGGTTAGTGTGGATTTCTCGCATTCATGCTCCTGTGATGAGCCTGATGGTGGTGCTGTGTGTCAAGGACGATCTGTATAGCAACATCGCCATCTCCTACTCTCAGACATCGTACAAGCGCACCACAACAATAGCCTGGCCACAGATCATAGCACTCGCCATTGAATTTGCCAATTGTGCTGCTTTTTTAATTTCGATCTTTGTCCTCTATATTCAACTCTTCAAAATGAGTCGCATTGGCAAAAATAAAGTTCTTCCGAAACGGACAAGCGCTTTCCGACTCCGAATCAACAGGAACATGTCATCCTTTCATCTCGACCAGACACAACCCAATGAGACAGGTCGCCCGTACGTTTTCGGTGAGCCGCTCAACATATTCAGTGTCTTCTACACGAAAGCGGAGCAGAGTGTGGCGTTCAAGGACATCTTGGAGCATCCACAGCAGAATGGAACACGACGGCAGTGTAGCAACTTTAGCCGgggcaatttgacctctgtgcaGGCCCAATCACCACAGTTCTCGGACATTTCCCCCGGGGCTCAGCTCAAAAATTATAACCAAGCCACTTTACGGAGAACCTTAGCGATCCGGAGAGACACCAATACTCACACCAGTGCTCTTCAAAATGGCTTCATCCTCGTCTCCATCTACGCCATATTCACTGCCCCGGCCATGTGTACCTGTGTAATCGTCTTGTTCTCGGAGCTCACCATCGAGGTCATGATATTGAGATACATAGGGAATATGCTTTACTTCTTGCTTGGCCCAGCATACCCTATATTCTACTTCATCTCAAATAAGAAGGTCAGACGGTCGAGTTTTAAATTCCTTGTTTACTGCTCACGAAGAGCAACCTCTCTTTTCCAGGGTTTTACCGATGGGTGA